The proteins below are encoded in one region of Mariprofundus sp. NF:
- a CDS encoding PhoH family protein, with the protein MTAVSLRLEARDAISLQSLCGAGNRIVNRVEQFYQVRFHGQPGAWDIEGAQAEAARAAMLRLVARGASQPDELSDVDVEGVLKDVQVTDSAGKEAGTGVLIAGRRHISGKTANQRSYLKSIQSNTLSLAVGPAGSGKTYLAVAAAVAALNSNRVERIILTRPAVEAGEKLGFLPGDLQQKVDPYLRPLFDALSDMLGVEKMNAMMEQTRIEVAPLAYMRGRTLNDAFVILDEAQNTTREQMKMFLTRLGFGSVMVVTGDVTQIDLPRHQQSGLLHALQVLEHVSDIGISRMSSSDVVRHQLVEKIVNAYEGMEKQES; encoded by the coding sequence ATGACAGCAGTTTCCCTGCGCCTTGAGGCGCGTGATGCAATCTCTCTACAGAGCCTGTGCGGTGCCGGTAACCGGATCGTGAATCGGGTTGAGCAGTTCTATCAGGTGCGCTTTCATGGTCAGCCCGGTGCCTGGGATATTGAAGGTGCGCAGGCTGAAGCTGCGCGCGCAGCGATGTTGCGACTTGTTGCAAGGGGCGCTTCCCAGCCGGATGAACTCAGTGACGTTGATGTGGAGGGTGTATTGAAGGATGTTCAGGTGACCGATAGTGCTGGCAAAGAAGCAGGGACGGGAGTGCTGATCGCCGGGCGCCGTCATATCAGCGGCAAAACAGCCAACCAGCGTAGCTACCTTAAATCGATTCAGTCTAACACGCTCTCGCTGGCGGTTGGTCCGGCAGGATCGGGAAAAACCTATCTGGCGGTCGCTGCTGCGGTCGCTGCTCTCAATAGTAATCGCGTTGAACGCATTATCCTGACCCGTCCGGCTGTGGAGGCTGGTGAGAAGCTGGGTTTTCTTCCCGGTGATCTGCAGCAGAAGGTTGATCCCTATCTGCGACCCCTGTTTGATGCCCTCTCTGATATGCTGGGCGTGGAGAAGATGAATGCGATGATGGAGCAGACGCGCATTGAAGTGGCTCCGCTTGCTTACATGCGTGGCCGTACCCTTAATGATGCCTTTGTGATTCTGGATGAAGCGCAGAATACGACCCGTGAACAGATGAAGATGTTCCTGACCCGGCTCGGTTTTGGTTCGGTGATGGTGGTAACCGGTGATGTCACACAGATCGATCTGCCACGCCATCAGCAGAGTGGTCTGTTGCATGCCTTGCAGGTGCTGGAGCATGTCTCTGATATCGGCATATCACGCATGAGCAGCAGTGATGTGGTTCGCCACCAGCTGGTTGAGAAGATTGTTAATG